CCATACGGGTTCGTCGGATTCGTAGACTTTCCCGTCGGAACCAAAAACAAGGAACCTGTCAAAGGAGCGAGCAAACCAGCGGTCGTGCGTGACAGCGAGAACGGTCCCTTCAAAAGAGTCTATGGCCTTCTCCAAAGCCTCGGCCGAGTGTAGGTCCAAGTTGTCGGTTGGTTCATCCAGTAGCAACAATGTTGCACCGGAGAGCTCCAACAGCAAAATTTGAAACCGGGCCTGCTGTCCCCCCGATAGCGAATCATATTTCTGCTCCGAGCTTGCCGCCAGACCATAACGGTCCAATGCCCCGGCAGCAGCTTCGCGGCCCAAACCGGAACGATGCTCATCGCCGCGGTGCAAAATATCAAGCAAAGTCCGGGTGAGAAGGTCAGGCCGCGCGTGCGTCTGAGCAAAGAAACCCGGGCGGATACGGGCACCAAGTTTCACAGATCCTTCGTGGGGCACATGGGCGATTTCGACGTCGGACACTGGCTCATGTTCCTTGTCCGGGTCTGAGCCACCGGCGGCTAGAAGACGCAGAAAGTGAGATTTTCCCGATCCATTAGAGCCCAGAACGCCGACACGGTCGCCAAACCACACTTCGGTACTGAAAGGTTTCATGAGCCCGGTCAGCTCCAACTTGGTGGCAATAACAGCTCGCTTGGCTGTCCGGCCACCCTTGAGACGCATTTTTACGTTTTGTTCAATGGGCAACGCTTCCGGCGGCCCCTGCTCCAGAAACTGTGCAAGGCGCGACTGAGCGGCTTGGTACCTGTTTGCCATGTCAGAGCGGAACGCAGCCTTATTCTTGTACATGTTGACAAGTTCTTTGAGTTTGACGTGCTCTTCGTCCCAGCGTTTGCGCAATTCTTCAAAGCGGGCATTGCGATCCTCGCGTGCCTTGATGTAGGACTCGAAGCCGCCTCCGTGCGTCCAACTGGAAGCCCCGTTGATGCCGGGTTCAAGGGTGACAATACGGTCTGCGGCATTGGCCAAAAGTTCGCGATCGTGACTGACGAACAGAACTGACTTCTCCGATGAGCCCATTTTTGTCTCAAGCCAGCGTTTCCCCGGTACGTC
This genomic window from Arthrobacter sp. TMP15 contains:
- a CDS encoding ATP-binding cassette domain-containing protein, whose protein sequence is MGHIDVANIDYFLSDGRQLLNGVNFRVSDGTKTALIGPNGTGKTTLLRIICQDIKADEGAVSRSGTMGVMRQFVGQVRDESTVRDLLLSVAASNIAAAGKAVDDAELAMVERDDEPRQMAYAQAIADWGDAGGYEMETTWDEVTMAAMGMDFYTAQFRKASSLSGGEQKRLVLEALFAGPDEVLLLDEPDNYLDVPGKRWLETKMGSSEKSVLFVSHDRELLANAADRIVTLEPGINGASSWTHGGGFESYIKAREDRNARFEELRKRWDEEHVKLKELVNMYKNKAAFRSDMANRYQAAQSRLAQFLEQGPPEALPIEQNVKMRLKGGRTAKRAVIATKLELTGLMKPFSTEVWFGDRVGVLGSNGSGKSHFLRLLAAGGSDPDKEHEPVSDVEIAHVPHEGSVKLGARIRPGFFAQTHARPDLLTRTLLDILHRGDEHRSGLGREAAAGALDRYGLAASSEQKYDSLSGGQQARFQILLLELSGATLLLLDEPTDNLDLHSAEALEKAIDSFEGTVLAVTHDRWFARSFDRFLVFGSDGKVYESDEPVWDEKRVDRAR